A single genomic interval of Nocardia bhagyanarayanae harbors:
- the folC gene encoding bifunctional tetrahydrofolate synthase/dihydrofolate synthase, which translates to MNEEPERQYRDDDGGARLGSGPSPVELAEMALVEAELDQRWPETKIEPSLTRIATLMDLLGSPQQSYPAIHVAGTNGKTSVTRMIDALLTALHRRTGRITSPHLQLATERISIDNAPISPAKYVETYRELQPYIEMIDAQSDTAGGPPMSKFEVLTGMAYAAFAEAPVDVAIVETGMGGTWDATNVIDGQVAVITPIGLDHVDYLGPDLASIAGEKAGIIKRAPESLVPRDNVAVIAQQEPEAMDVLLRRAVEVDAAVAREGFEFQVLARRVAVGGQQLELQGLGGVYDEIFLPLHGEHQARNAVLALAAVEAFFGAGAERQLDIEAVRAGFASVTSPGRMERMRSAPTIFIDAAHNPAGARALAATLSEEFDFRKLVGVIAVLGDKDAAGILEAVEPVFDEIVVTTNGSPRAMDVDSLANLAVQRFGDERVVTADTLPDALESAIAIAEEVGDPGEAVSGAGIIVTGSVVTAGAARALFGKDPA; encoded by the coding sequence GTGAACGAGGAGCCGGAGCGGCAGTACCGCGACGACGACGGAGGCGCCCGGCTCGGGTCCGGGCCGTCGCCGGTGGAGCTCGCCGAGATGGCGCTGGTCGAGGCGGAACTCGACCAGCGCTGGCCGGAGACCAAGATCGAGCCGTCGCTGACCCGCATCGCCACCCTGATGGATCTGCTCGGTTCCCCGCAGCAGAGCTATCCGGCGATCCACGTCGCGGGCACCAACGGCAAGACCTCGGTCACCCGGATGATCGACGCGCTGCTCACCGCGCTGCACCGGCGGACAGGCCGCATCACCAGCCCGCACCTGCAGCTGGCCACCGAGCGGATCAGCATCGACAACGCGCCGATCAGCCCGGCCAAGTACGTCGAGACCTACCGCGAACTCCAGCCCTACATCGAGATGATCGACGCGCAGTCGGACACGGCGGGCGGTCCGCCGATGAGCAAGTTCGAGGTGCTCACCGGCATGGCCTACGCGGCGTTCGCCGAGGCGCCTGTCGACGTGGCGATCGTGGAGACCGGCATGGGCGGCACCTGGGACGCCACCAACGTGATCGACGGTCAGGTCGCGGTGATCACCCCGATCGGGCTGGACCACGTCGACTATCTCGGCCCCGATCTCGCCTCGATCGCGGGCGAGAAGGCCGGGATCATCAAACGCGCGCCGGAGAGCCTGGTTCCGCGCGACAACGTCGCGGTGATCGCGCAGCAGGAACCCGAGGCGATGGACGTCCTGCTACGCAGGGCCGTCGAGGTGGACGCCGCGGTGGCCCGCGAAGGCTTCGAGTTCCAGGTCCTCGCGCGCCGCGTCGCCGTCGGCGGCCAGCAGCTCGAGCTACAGGGCCTCGGCGGGGTCTACGACGAGATCTTCCTGCCGCTGCACGGCGAGCACCAGGCGCGCAACGCGGTGCTGGCGCTGGCGGCGGTGGAGGCGTTCTTCGGCGCGGGCGCCGAACGTCAGCTCGACATCGAGGCGGTGCGCGCCGGTTTCGCTTCGGTCACCAGCCCCGGCCGCATGGAGCGGATGCGCAGCGCGCCCACCATCTTCATCGACGCCGCGCACAACCCGGCGGGCGCGCGAGCGCTGGCCGCGACCCTCTCCGAGGAGTTCGACTTCCGCAAGCTGGTCGGCGTGATCGCGGTGCTCGGCGACAAGGACGCCGCGGGGATCCTGGAGGCGGTGGAGCCGGTGTTCGACGAGATCGTCGTCACCACCAACGGCTCACCGCGCGCCATGGACGTCGACAGCCTGGCGAACCTGGCCGTGCAGCGCTTCGGCGACGAGCGGGTGGTCACCGCCGACACGCTGCCCGACGCCCTGGAGTCCGCCATCGCCATCGCCGAGGAGGTCGGCGACCCCGGCGAGGCGGTGTCGGGGGCGGGCATCATCGTCACCGGCTCGGTCGTCACGGCGGGCGCGGCCCGCGCGCTGTTCGGAAAGGATCCGGCATGA
- a CDS encoding DUF4233 domain-containing protein, translating to MSEPSERDKDATAPDQPAAASAPDPWKGLRGVMAGTLVLESIVVLLALPVVADVGGGISWFSGSYLVILALLMILGAGLQRRSWALAFNLGLQVLVILGALIHLSIGIIGLLFAAVWAFILMLRAEVKRRMDQGLLPSQRMNR from the coding sequence ATGAGTGAGCCCAGCGAGCGCGACAAGGACGCGACCGCTCCCGACCAGCCGGCCGCGGCGTCCGCGCCCGATCCGTGGAAGGGCCTGCGCGGCGTCATGGCGGGCACACTGGTCCTCGAGTCCATCGTGGTGCTGCTCGCGCTGCCGGTCGTCGCCGACGTCGGCGGCGGGATCAGCTGGTTCTCCGGCAGCTACCTGGTGATCCTCGCGCTGCTGATGATCCTCGGCGCCGGTCTGCAGCGCCGCTCGTGGGCGCTCGCGTTCAACCTCGGTCTCCAGGTGCTGGTGATCCTCGGGGCGTTGATCCACCTGTCGATCGGCATCATCGGCCTGCTCTTCGCGGCCGTCTGGGCGTTCATCCTGATGCTGCGCGCCGAGGTCAAGCGCCGCATGGACCAGGGTCTGCTGCCCAGCCAGCGAATGAACCGATAA
- the ndk gene encoding nucleoside-diphosphate kinase translates to MTEQTLVLIKPDGVARGLVGEVLARIERKGLKIAALELKQVSEELAEAHYAEHAEKPFFGSLIEFITSGPVVAAVLEGPRAIAAFRQIAGGTDPVEKAVPGSIRGDFALETQYNLVHGSDSPESAKREIGLWFPEFPA, encoded by the coding sequence GTGACTGAGCAGACGTTGGTACTCATCAAGCCGGACGGCGTGGCCCGTGGCCTGGTCGGCGAGGTGCTGGCCCGTATCGAGCGCAAGGGCCTGAAGATCGCGGCCTTGGAGCTGAAGCAGGTGTCCGAGGAACTGGCCGAGGCGCACTACGCCGAGCACGCCGAGAAGCCGTTCTTCGGCTCCTTGATCGAGTTCATCACCTCCGGCCCGGTCGTGGCCGCAGTCCTGGAAGGCCCGCGCGCCATCGCCGCGTTCCGGCAGATCGCCGGCGGCACCGACCCCGTCGAGAAGGCCGTGCCGGGCAGCATCCGCGGCGACTTCGCCCTCGAGACCCAGTACAACCTCGTGCACGGCTCGGACTCCCCGGAGTCGGCCAAGCGCGAGATCGGACTCTGGTTCCCCGAGTTCCCCGCCTGA
- a CDS encoding translation initiation factor IF-2 N-terminal domain-containing protein: MAEQEPLETTSQDADQLPERIRVHALAKRLGVTSKRILAKLTELGADARSAQSNVDRAVAESVRDALVASEPETTTPAAEAEPQAPAADAADAAEPEQAGQPSGLLFSAPDPLHTGLPTAVDTPAQPTQLFTHAVQGEPHVATPPVFEAPSVAAPLFLSPDAAAAEQMRKRRRAERDAKRAEEPAAPEVVEEEPDTTEDEQETAEQQGEADEQPRRRRRGRRGRGRGRGEQHADAEGDEDEHAESDTEDEGGAETAEGAESAEPTDEGDTESESDESVPEGASRRRRRRRRRKVGGEGGDAEPSDDDPPNTVVHEREPRNKSRNRAASDEVQGITGSTRLEAKRQRRRDGREAGRRRPPILTESEFLARREAVDRVMVVREKSFSEHPTATQVAVLEDNILVEHFVTNTGQASMVGNVYLGKVQNVLPSMEAAFVDIGRGRNGVLYAGEVNWEAAGLGGKERKIEQALKPGDQVLVQVSKDPVGHKGARLTTQISLAGRFLVYVPGGTSTGISRKLPDTERKRLKEILRDIVPADAGVIIRTASEGVSEAELARDVERLQTTWRSIEEQAKKDGGAPKTLYEEPDLLVKVIRDLFNEDFSRLVIEGDRAWSTVENYIHTVAPDLLARVSRHENNGVDVFETFRIDEQLAKALDRKVWLPSGGTLVIDRTEAMTVIDVNTGKFTGSGNSNLEETVTRNNLEAAEEIVRQMRLRDIGGMIVVDFIDMVLESNRDLVLRRLTEALGRDRTRHQVSEVTSLGLVQMTRKKLGTGLVEAFSTTCEHCHGRGILVHTYPVEPSAAEETAPRREAGSRRRRGRDKGAAAAAATNGTPPPSESVEEEAAVKRAHPVALAMAAHSGTDTEPEQAEVAEAEVVATEADAVAANVADAVAAAQEALAEEAAEFETVTEEAAEAEPVVEFEAVEEPVAEVEEREAEPVVAVPAETGPVPVTEVEEPVVAEPVRKEPAVADAAVAAADRSVANGEPEPRQTGRRRRVARSAAAPSADSAGAVFVLSSGDQDTAAAVDYSEPEPVELPQRARPRRRAVGRPAGPPVDAPN, from the coding sequence GTGGCCGAACAAGAGCCGCTGGAAACAACATCACAGGATGCCGATCAATTGCCGGAGCGAATCCGAGTTCACGCGCTTGCCAAGCGGCTGGGAGTGACGAGCAAGCGCATCCTGGCCAAACTCACCGAGCTGGGCGCCGACGCGCGCAGCGCGCAATCCAATGTCGACCGGGCGGTCGCGGAATCGGTACGCGACGCACTCGTCGCCTCAGAACCCGAGACGACGACGCCCGCCGCGGAAGCCGAACCCCAGGCCCCGGCGGCCGATGCAGCCGACGCTGCCGAGCCGGAGCAGGCCGGGCAGCCGAGCGGGTTGCTCTTCTCCGCACCCGATCCGCTACACACCGGACTACCGACCGCGGTCGACACGCCGGCGCAGCCCACCCAGCTGTTCACCCACGCCGTGCAGGGCGAGCCGCACGTCGCGACGCCGCCGGTCTTCGAGGCGCCGTCCGTCGCCGCGCCGCTGTTCCTGTCGCCCGACGCGGCGGCCGCCGAGCAGATGCGTAAACGGCGCCGTGCCGAACGCGATGCCAAGCGCGCCGAGGAGCCCGCGGCCCCCGAGGTGGTCGAGGAGGAACCCGACACCACCGAGGACGAGCAGGAAACCGCCGAGCAGCAGGGCGAGGCCGACGAGCAGCCGCGCCGCAGGCGCCGGGGCAGGCGCGGTCGTGGCCGCGGCCGTGGCGAGCAGCACGCCGACGCCGAGGGCGACGAGGACGAGCACGCCGAGTCCGACACCGAGGACGAGGGTGGCGCGGAGACCGCCGAGGGCGCGGAATCCGCCGAGCCGACCGACGAGGGCGACACCGAGTCCGAGTCCGACGAGTCGGTGCCGGAGGGCGCGAGCCGCCGTCGCCGTCGCCGTCGCCGTAGGAAGGTCGGCGGTGAGGGCGGCGACGCCGAGCCGTCCGACGACGACCCGCCGAACACGGTCGTGCACGAGCGCGAGCCGCGCAACAAGAGCCGTAACCGCGCCGCCTCGGACGAGGTGCAAGGCATCACCGGCTCGACCCGGCTGGAGGCGAAGCGTCAGCGTCGCCGCGACGGTCGCGAGGCCGGTCGCCGCCGCCCGCCGATCCTGACCGAGTCGGAGTTCCTGGCCCGCCGTGAGGCGGTCGACCGGGTGATGGTGGTGCGCGAGAAGTCGTTCTCCGAGCACCCCACCGCCACCCAGGTCGCGGTGCTCGAGGACAACATCCTCGTCGAGCACTTCGTCACCAACACCGGCCAGGCGTCCATGGTCGGCAACGTGTACCTGGGCAAGGTGCAGAACGTGCTGCCCAGCATGGAGGCGGCGTTCGTCGACATCGGCCGTGGCCGCAACGGCGTGCTGTACGCGGGCGAGGTGAACTGGGAGGCCGCCGGGCTCGGCGGCAAGGAGCGCAAGATCGAACAGGCGCTCAAGCCGGGCGATCAGGTGCTCGTCCAGGTCTCCAAGGACCCGGTCGGCCACAAGGGCGCCCGGTTGACGACTCAGATCAGCCTGGCCGGTCGCTTCCTGGTGTACGTGCCGGGCGGCACCTCCACCGGTATCAGCCGCAAGCTGCCCGACACCGAGCGCAAGCGGCTCAAGGAGATCCTGCGCGACATCGTGCCCGCCGACGCGGGCGTGATCATCCGCACCGCCTCCGAGGGCGTCAGCGAGGCCGAGCTGGCTCGCGACGTGGAGCGGTTGCAGACCACGTGGCGTTCCATCGAGGAGCAGGCCAAGAAGGACGGCGGCGCGCCGAAGACCCTGTACGAGGAGCCCGATCTTCTGGTCAAGGTTATCCGCGACCTGTTCAACGAGGACTTCTCGCGGCTGGTCATCGAGGGCGACCGGGCATGGAGCACGGTCGAGAACTACATCCACACCGTCGCGCCGGACCTGCTCGCGCGGGTCTCCCGGCACGAGAACAACGGCGTGGACGTGTTCGAGACCTTCCGCATCGACGAGCAGCTGGCCAAGGCGCTGGATCGCAAGGTGTGGCTGCCCTCCGGCGGCACCCTGGTGATCGACCGCACCGAGGCCATGACCGTCATCGACGTGAACACCGGCAAGTTCACCGGTTCGGGCAACAGCAACCTGGAGGAGACCGTCACCAGGAACAACCTGGAGGCGGCCGAGGAGATCGTGCGCCAGATGCGGCTGCGCGACATCGGCGGCATGATCGTCGTCGACTTCATCGACATGGTGCTGGAGTCCAACCGCGACCTGGTGCTGCGCCGCCTGACCGAGGCGCTCGGCCGGGACCGCACACGGCACCAGGTCTCCGAGGTGACCTCGCTCGGCCTGGTCCAGATGACCCGCAAGAAGCTGGGTACCGGTCTGGTCGAGGCCTTCTCGACCACCTGTGAGCACTGCCACGGCCGCGGCATCCTGGTGCACACCTATCCGGTGGAGCCGTCGGCCGCCGAGGAGACCGCGCCCCGCCGCGAGGCCGGTTCGCGTCGTCGCCGCGGCAGGGACAAGGGCGCGGCCGCGGCGGCCGCCACCAACGGGACGCCGCCGCCGAGCGAGTCGGTCGAAGAAGAGGCCGCCGTCAAGCGGGCGCATCCGGTGGCACTGGCCATGGCCGCGCACAGCGGCACGGACACCGAGCCGGAACAGGCCGAGGTCGCGGAGGCGGAGGTCGTCGCGACCGAGGCCGACGCGGTGGCGGCGAACGTCGCCGACGCCGTGGCCGCCGCGCAAGAGGCGCTGGCCGAGGAAGCCGCCGAGTTCGAGACGGTGACCGAGGAAGCCGCCGAGGCCGAGCCGGTCGTCGAGTTCGAGGCGGTGGAGGAGCCGGTCGCCGAGGTCGAGGAGCGGGAGGCCGAGCCCGTCGTGGCGGTGCCCGCCGAGACCGGTCCGGTTCCGGTGACCGAGGTCGAGGAGCCCGTCGTTGCCGAGCCGGTGCGGAAGGAGCCCGCGGTCGCGGACGCCGCTGTCGCCGCCGCGGATCGTTCGGTTGCCAACGGTGAACCGGAGCCCAGGCAGACGGGTCGCCGTCGCCGTGTGGCGCGTTCGGCGGCCGCGCCTTCGGCCGACAGTGCCGGAGCGGTCTTCGTGCTGTCGAGTGGCGATCAGGACACCGCGGCCGCCGTCGACTACTCGGAGCCGGAGCCGGTCGAGCTGCCGCAGCGGGCACGTCCGCGACGCAGGGCCGTCGGCCGTCCCGCGGGCCCGCCGGTCGACGCGCCGAACTGA
- the rplU gene encoding 50S ribosomal protein L21, producing MATYAIVKTGGKQYKVAVGDLVKVEKIEGAPGSAVELSPVLVVDGAELTTDAAKLAERSVTAELVEQTKGPKIRIHKFKNKTGYHKRQGHRQPLTVLKVTGIK from the coding sequence ATGGCAACGTACGCGATCGTCAAGACCGGCGGAAAGCAGTACAAGGTCGCGGTCGGTGACCTGGTGAAGGTCGAAAAGATCGAGGGTGCGCCGGGTTCCGCCGTCGAGCTCTCGCCCGTCCTCGTGGTGGACGGCGCCGAACTGACCACCGACGCGGCCAAGCTGGCCGAGCGTTCGGTGACCGCGGAGCTGGTCGAGCAGACCAAGGGCCCCAAGATCCGCATCCACAAGTTCAAGAACAAGACCGGCTACCACAAGCGCCAGGGTCACCGTCAGCCGCTGACGGTCCTGAAGGTCACCGGCATCAAGTAA
- the rpmA gene encoding 50S ribosomal protein L27 — translation MAHKKGASSSRNGRDSNAQRLGVKRFGGQTVKAGEILVRQRGTHFHPGVNVGRGGDDTLFALEAGAVQFGTKRGRKTVNIVVPEPVQA, via the coding sequence ATGGCACACAAGAAGGGCGCGTCCAGCTCCCGGAACGGACGCGATTCCAACGCCCAGCGACTCGGCGTCAAGCGCTTCGGCGGCCAGACCGTCAAGGCCGGCGAGATCCTGGTGCGTCAGCGTGGCACCCACTTCCACCCCGGCGTGAACGTCGGTCGCGGCGGTGACGACACCCTGTTCGCCCTCGAGGCGGGCGCGGTCCAGTTCGGCACCAAGCGTGGCCGCAAGACCGTCAACATCGTCGTCCCGGAGCCGGTTCAGGCCTGA
- the obgE gene encoding GTPase ObgE: MSKFIDRVVLHVRAGKGGHGCASVHREKFKPLGGPDGGNGGNGGDVILEVDANVHTLLDFHFHPHAKAGNGKPGEGGNRDGKTGGDLLLKVPDGTVVLDKHGEILADLVGAGNRYVAARGGRGGLGNAALASKARKAPGFALLGEEGEERELVLELKSVADVGLVGFPSAGKSSLVSVLSAAKPKIADYPFTTLVPNLGVVASGDTTFTIADVPGLIPGASEGRGLGLDFLRHLERCAVLAHVVDCATLEPGRDPVSDVDALEAELAAYKPALAADAGLGDLADRPRVVILNKTDVPDGAELAEMVTPEFTERGWPVFEISAVSRAGLRPLTFALADLVREYREAHPKAAPKRPVIRPIAVDESGFSVIPDPEEPGGFIVRGTRPERWVRQTQFDNDEAVGYLADRLARLGVEEELVRLGAEPGAPVTIGDVSFDWEPQISAGIDHVPTGRGTDIRLEQTDRVSAAERKHASRVRRGLVTEDED; encoded by the coding sequence ATGTCGAAATTCATCGACCGTGTCGTGCTGCACGTGCGTGCCGGAAAGGGTGGTCATGGGTGCGCATCGGTGCACCGCGAGAAGTTCAAGCCGCTCGGCGGACCGGACGGCGGCAACGGCGGCAACGGTGGCGACGTCATCCTCGAGGTCGACGCCAACGTGCACACGCTGCTCGACTTCCACTTCCACCCGCACGCCAAGGCGGGCAACGGCAAGCCGGGCGAGGGCGGCAACCGGGACGGCAAGACCGGCGGCGACCTGCTGCTGAAGGTGCCCGACGGCACCGTCGTGCTGGACAAGCACGGCGAGATCCTGGCCGATCTAGTCGGCGCGGGCAACCGCTACGTCGCCGCGCGCGGCGGACGCGGCGGACTCGGCAACGCGGCGCTGGCTTCGAAGGCGCGCAAGGCACCCGGCTTCGCGCTGCTCGGCGAGGAGGGCGAGGAACGCGAACTCGTCCTGGAACTCAAGTCGGTCGCCGACGTCGGCTTGGTCGGCTTCCCGTCGGCGGGCAAGTCGTCGCTGGTCTCGGTGCTGTCCGCGGCCAAGCCGAAGATCGCCGACTACCCGTTCACCACGCTGGTGCCCAACCTCGGCGTGGTGGCCAGCGGCGACACCACCTTCACCATCGCCGACGTGCCCGGCCTGATCCCCGGCGCCAGCGAGGGTCGTGGCCTCGGCCTGGACTTCCTGCGCCACCTGGAGCGCTGCGCGGTCCTCGCGCACGTCGTCGACTGCGCGACCCTCGAACCGGGCCGCGATCCCGTCTCCGACGTCGACGCCCTCGAAGCGGAACTCGCCGCCTACAAACCCGCGCTCGCCGCCGACGCAGGCCTCGGCGACCTGGCCGACCGCCCGCGCGTGGTGATCCTGAACAAGACCGACGTCCCCGACGGCGCCGAGCTGGCCGAGATGGTGACCCCCGAGTTCACCGAGCGCGGCTGGCCGGTCTTCGAGATCTCCGCGGTGAGCCGAGCGGGCTTGCGCCCCTTGACCTTCGCGCTCGCCGACTTGGTGCGCGAGTACCGCGAGGCGCACCCGAAGGCCGCGCCGAAGCGTCCGGTGATCCGGCCGATCGCGGTGGACGAGTCCGGCTTCAGTGTGATCCCCGATCCGGAGGAGCCGGGCGGCTTCATCGTTCGCGGCACGCGCCCCGAGCGGTGGGTGCGCCAGACCCAGTTCGACAACGACGAGGCCGTCGGCTACCTGGCCGACCGGCTGGCCCGCCTCGGTGTCGAGGAGGAGCTGGTGCGGCTCGGCGCCGAACCGGGCGCTCCGGTCACCATCGGCGACGTCAGCTTCGACTGGGAGCCGCAGATCTCGGCGGGCATCGATCACGTGCCCACCGGACGCGGCACCGACATCCGTTTGGAGCAGACCGACCGGGTCAGCGCCGCGGAGCGCAAGCATGCATCGCGGGTGCGCCGCGGTCTGGTCACCGAGGACGAGGATTGA
- the proB gene encoding glutamate 5-kinase, which produces MSPGGLSDARQAIAAARSVVVKIGSSALTSLKGGLDTTRLDRLADAVEARMRAGSDVVVVSSGAIGAGLAPLGLSSRPRDLATKQAAASVGQLALAHAWGTSFARYGRTVGQVLLSADDFSRREHHRNAQRTLDRLRSLGAVAVVNENDTVATEEIRFGDNDRLAALVAHLVGADALILLSDVEGLYDGDPRKGAANFIPEVRSSADLDGVIAGSGGALGTGGMASKLSAARLAADAGVPVLLAAAEEAATALASGTVGTAFAARPIRLSARKFWVRHAADSRGALVLDDGAVQAVAQRRRSLLAAGITAVRGRFYGGDVVDLLAADHRLIARGVVEYDSTELSTMLGRSTTELPDTMQRPVIHADDLVKA; this is translated from the coding sequence GTGTCGCCCGGCGGGCTCAGTGACGCGCGGCAGGCGATCGCCGCGGCGCGCAGTGTCGTGGTGAAGATCGGCTCGTCGGCGTTGACCAGCCTGAAGGGCGGTCTGGATACGACGCGGCTTGACCGGCTCGCCGACGCCGTCGAGGCCCGCATGCGCGCGGGTTCGGACGTGGTCGTCGTCTCGTCGGGCGCCATCGGTGCGGGCCTCGCGCCACTCGGATTGTCAAGTCGCCCAAGAGATCTGGCGACCAAGCAGGCGGCGGCGAGTGTCGGCCAGCTGGCGCTGGCGCACGCGTGGGGCACCTCCTTCGCCCGCTACGGCCGCACCGTCGGCCAGGTGCTGCTCAGCGCCGACGACTTCTCCCGCCGTGAGCACCACCGCAATGCCCAGCGCACCCTGGACCGCCTCCGTTCGCTCGGTGCGGTCGCGGTGGTGAACGAGAACGACACGGTCGCCACCGAGGAGATCCGGTTCGGCGACAACGACCGGCTCGCGGCGCTGGTCGCGCATCTGGTCGGCGCGGACGCGCTGATCCTGCTCTCCGATGTGGAGGGCCTCTACGACGGCGACCCGCGCAAGGGCGCGGCCAACTTCATCCCCGAGGTCCGCAGCAGCGCCGATCTGGACGGCGTCATCGCGGGCAGCGGCGGCGCGCTCGGCACCGGTGGCATGGCCTCCAAGCTCTCGGCGGCACGGCTGGCCGCCGACGCGGGCGTCCCCGTGCTGCTCGCCGCCGCCGAGGAGGCCGCCACCGCGCTCGCCTCCGGCACCGTCGGCACGGCGTTCGCCGCGCGCCCGATTCGCCTCTCGGCCCGCAAGTTCTGGGTCCGCCACGCCGCCGACAGCCGCGGCGCCCTGGTCCTGGACGACGGCGCCGTGCAGGCCGTCGCCCAGCGCCGCCGCTCCCTGCTCGCCGCGGGCATCACCGCCGTCCGCGGCCGCTTCTACGGCGGCGACGTGGTCGACCTCCTCGCCGCCGATCACCGCCTGATCGCCCGCGGGGTAGTCGAATACGACAGCACCGAACTCTCCACCATGCTCGGCCGCTCCACCACCGAACTACCGGACACCATGCAGCGCCCGGTGATTCACGCCGACGACTTGGTGAAGGCCTGA
- a CDS encoding ESX secretion-associated protein EspG yields MGWTFTPDEFAHIWRETQVDRHPYPLRILETPRTEHEAEALRAQLNRRLPLGADPDLSACLRILTEPHTRIVAIGGARTPNSELRLLACAVYDRAVLAIQEPGARPDFGGRVRISIGHASKLGSRIATLLPKTPAGREPARAASAAAVRDTETVVATQPAANPIRRLLLKPHTAEGHLRIEARLDRDEPVTPIHYTWIDVQGDGRYLIKADDTVHIVPASPEQIAAQLQKRIPAQAR; encoded by the coding sequence GTGGGTTGGACGTTCACCCCGGACGAGTTCGCCCACATCTGGCGGGAAACGCAAGTGGATCGCCACCCGTACCCGCTGCGCATCCTGGAGACGCCGCGCACCGAGCACGAGGCCGAGGCGCTGCGGGCTCAGCTGAATCGGCGCCTGCCGCTCGGCGCGGACCCCGACCTGTCCGCCTGCCTGCGGATACTCACCGAACCGCACACCAGGATCGTCGCCATCGGCGGCGCGCGCACCCCGAACAGCGAGCTGCGGCTGCTGGCCTGCGCGGTGTACGACCGCGCTGTCCTCGCCATCCAGGAACCCGGCGCCCGTCCCGATTTCGGCGGCCGGGTGCGCATCTCGATCGGACACGCGAGCAAGCTCGGCAGCCGCATCGCCACGCTGCTGCCGAAGACACCCGCCGGACGCGAACCCGCCCGCGCCGCGAGCGCCGCCGCGGTCCGCGACACCGAGACCGTCGTCGCCACCCAGCCCGCCGCGAACCCCATCCGCAGGCTGCTGCTCAAACCGCACACCGCCGAGGGACACCTACGCATCGAAGCTCGGCTCGATCGGGACGAACCGGTCACGCCGATCCACTACACCTGGATCGATGTGCAGGGCGACGGGCGCTACCTGATCAAGGCGGACGACACGGTGCACATCGTGCCCGCCTCACCCGAGCAGATCGCCGCCCAACTGCAGAAACGCATTCCGGCACAGGCGAGGTGA